CTTTCGTCGTTGCGTCACTGGCAACCCAAGTTGGAGTGTCTGAGCCCACGCAACCTCGGCAGGGTTGCGCTACGCACGCGGCGTCAGCGATTAACCCGCTGTGTTATGGCCTCACGCAAAACGTTGACGGACACCCAACCATTGCCAGCCGCTTGCTCGCGCGTGCTAAAGTAACCTTGCGCTGTGATGGCGCGCGACGTTTAACCCATAAGCCGAAAGGAAAACACGATGAATTGTTTGAGTTGTGGTCAGTTCCTACCGCCCGATGCGCGGTTTTGCAATAACTGCGGCACACCTGCCCCGCCACCGCAAGCAGCCGCGCCACCGCCGCCATCGGCGGGCGGATACGGCGGCGCTAGAAGCTACGGGGCAGCGGGCGGCATTCACATTGACGCCGATGGACGCGGCAGCGGACGCGGTTACATTTACGAAATCCTGCACCAGCCCTCTTTTTCGCTGGCCGTGATTCAATTGCAGCCCGGCCAATCCATCCAGGCCGAAGCGGGCGCGATGGTTTCGATGTCGGCCAACATCGAATTGCAGTCGCAATTGAAAGGCGGCGTGATGGGCGCGCTCAAACGCATGGTCGGCGGCGAATCGGCGTTCATCTCGACCTTCACCGCGCAAGGCGGCGGCGGCGAAGTCACCTTTGCTCCGCCCATGCCCGGCGACATTGCGGCGCTCGAAATGCAGAATCAGGTTTTCTATGTGCAATCCAGTTCCTACCTCGCGGGCGATCAGGGCTTGCAGGTGGATACGCAATGGGGCGGCGCGAAAACCTTCTTTGGCGGCGAGGGGCTGTTTGTGTTGCAGGTTACCGGCACCGGCTTGCTGCTGATTTCATCCTTTGGCGCGATCCATCGCAAACGGCTCGCGCCGGGCGAACGCTATGTCGTGGACACCGGCCATCTCGTCGCCTGGGAAGGCCACATGCAATACAGCCTGCGCAAAGCGGCGCGCGCCGGTTGGTTGCGCAGCTTTGTCAGCGGCGAGGGCGTCGTGGCGGAATTTATGGGGCCTGGCGAAATTCTGATTCAGACGCGCAATCTGCAAGCCTTCGGCAGCCTGCTGCGCGCGATGTTCCCGAACCAATCGGGCGGCACCGGCGGCAGCATCGGCTCGAGTTTTGGAATTGGGGATTTGTTTGGCGAATGAGAAGGTAGGGGCAGACCTGCGTGTCTGCCCTCTTGGCATTTTTCATAATCGAATGCGTCAATTGCGCAAAGGGGCAGACACGCAGGTCTGCCCCCTACGCTTGCTAACGCCGTCTGCTGGTCAGCAGGAACTGCAAAATAAAGCTGAACAGGTTGATGAAGCTCAGATACAGGCTCATCGTGTGGCGCACGGCCGCATCCCAAGTGTTCTCATCCTGCGTCAGGCGGAAAAACTTGTAGAGGAAGCCAAGCGAAAAGACCACGATCCCGATCAGCGAATAGAGCAGACTCACGCCGCGCGAGAAGCGCACGAAAATGCCGATCAGCCCGACGACGACCAATCCCAACACTCCGATCAGGAAAATCGGCCCCAGGAAACTGAAGTTGATCCCTGTCGTCAACACCACAATGCCGGTGATCAACATGATCGCCGTCGTGCCCGTCAACGACTGAATCACGATGCCCGGCCCTTCTTCGGCCAAGGCGAACCCAACCAGCGGCCCCAGCGTCATACCGCCCAGAAAGCCGAAGCCCATCAGCAAGGTCGTGCCGATCAATCCGCCCCCAAACATCGGGATGGCGAAGATCAGCGCGAACATGCCAATCATCAGCCCAATGATGGCTAGCCAGCCCGACAGGTTACGGCCCACGTAAGCGCCCACCGCGCCCATTGCCACCGAAGCGCTCAACAATCCCATCACTTTGACCAGCAACGGCGTGCTGGTTTCGGGCAGCACGCGCATGCCGATGAGCATGACCAAGAGACCGGCGAATACGGCGATTGCCAGATTCTTAACGGCCAAGGCCTCGGCGCCGATACGGTCGCCCGCATACGAAGATTGACGATAGTATTTTTCAGCTTGCATAACTTTGTCCTCCAAGCCCGGCCCGGTTTCAACCACAGGCCGTGCGTAATCGAACCGTTTAATCAAAGACGCAATCCGTGAGCATCGCTTCGGCCAGCACGCCGAGGTACTCTTGATGCGACAAATCCAGCGCCCCGAAGTGGCTGATATGCCAGGTGCGCATTTGCGCGTCCAGCAAGCGAAACCCACGCGCGCGCAGGCGTTCGACCAAGGCGACCAACGCAATTTGCGAGGCCGATGATTGCCGCGTGAACATGGATTCGCCAAAGAACGCGCCTTTCAATGAGATGCCGTATAACCCGCCCGCCAGCGCGCCGTCGCTCCAGACTTCGACCGAATGGGCAAAACCGCGTTGGTGCAATTCGGTATACAAGGCGATCATCTCATCGCTCAGCCAGACTTCTTCCTGCGTCACTTCACTGTGCCGGGCACAGGCGTGAATGACCTCCAGAAAACAGCTATTGATGCGGATTTCAAAGGGCAGCTTGCGCAGCGCCTGCCGCAACGACCGGCGCACGCGAAAGCGGTCATCCAGCGGGATCACCGTGCGCGGTTCCGCCATAAACCAGTCAATCCGCCCATGCCGTCCGCGCGCCATCGGGAAATATCCCTGCTGGTACGCGGCCAGGATCTGTTCGGGCGTGATGTTGTTCCGCGTGGTTTTGCCTCGCATGGCTTGGCATTATAGCCAATGCGCGGTGAACTGCCAGTCCCATTGCCGGAGCGCTAGACGGCAGGTCGCGCTACTCGAACGCCAGTCGCACGTTGTTCCAGTAGACAGTTCGCGGGACATTTGCCATTCTTGCGCGCCATGAAACACCAATCTCTTCGTCCACATTTGCTGCTGCTCGCCGTTACGCTGTTCGCCGCGTCAGCGTTGAGCCAAACGCCCGCGCCCATGCGGTTCAGCTACACCGTAGCTATGCCGCAACCGCACACGCATCTTTACGAAGTCACCTTCACCATCAGCAACGTCACTGGCCCACAACTGGACGTGTCATTGCCGACCTGGACGCCGGGTTCGTATCTGCAACGCGAATACGCGCGCCACGTGCAGGATTTCGCCGCACGCGCCGACAACGGTCAGCCACTGGCTTGGGAAAAATCCGATAAAGCGACCTGGCGCATCACGACTGGTGCAACTTCGTCGTCAGCGCGCACGGTGCAAATTTTCTATCGTGTCTATGCCAACGAACTGGCGACGCAGACGAGCCATCTGGACGCGACGCACGGCTATTTCAACGGCGCGACGTTGTTTATGTACGTCACCAACGTGGCGGGCGCGAAAGAGCAACCTTACAAGGTCAAGTTCCAACTCGCGGGCGCGACGGCCCAGTGGCGCGTCAGTTCCCCGCTCGCGCTCGCGCCGGATGCGGACGGTTATTTCACCGCGCCGAATTATGACGTGCTGGTGGATTCGCCCACCGAAATCGGCACGCATCAACTGCTGGAATTCAGCGTGCGCGGCAAACCGCATCGCATCGCGCTCTGGCCCGGCATCCCGGCAGGCAGCGGTATCAGCGACAACCGGCTGACCACCGACCTCGCCAAAATCGTCGAAGAGAGCGCGAAGATTTTCAATGGGCTGCCGTATGAGCACTACCTGTTCATTCTGCACGTCCAACCCGGCCTCGGCGGCGGCACTGAGCATTTGAATTCCAACGTCAGCATGACGCGGCCCGACGCCTTCAAAACGCGGCGCGGCTATGACGGGTTGCTCGGCCTCGAAGCGCACGAATACTTCCACTGCTTCAACGTCAAACGCATTCGCCCGCGCGCGCTGGGGCCGTTCGATTATCAGCACGAGAATTACACCAACAATCTGTGGGTCTCTGAAGGCATGACCAGCTATTACGGCGATCAAGTGCTGCGGCGCGCGGGGCTAATTTCAGCCACGGAATATCTGCAAGCCTGGGGCAAGACCATTGCCGATTACCGCCAGACGCCGGGCCGCTTCGAGCAAAGCGCCACCACCGCCAGTTTCAACGCCTGGATCAAGCATTACCGGCCCGACGAGAA
This DNA window, taken from Acidobacteriota bacterium, encodes the following:
- a CDS encoding TIGR00266 family protein, translated to MNCLSCGQFLPPDARFCNNCGTPAPPPQAAAPPPPSAGGYGGARSYGAAGGIHIDADGRGSGRGYIYEILHQPSFSLAVIQLQPGQSIQAEAGAMVSMSANIELQSQLKGGVMGALKRMVGGESAFISTFTAQGGGGEVTFAPPMPGDIAALEMQNQVFYVQSSSYLAGDQGLQVDTQWGGAKTFFGGEGLFVLQVTGTGLLLISSFGAIHRKRLAPGERYVVDTGHLVAWEGHMQYSLRKAARAGWLRSFVSGEGVVAEFMGPGEILIQTRNLQAFGSLLRAMFPNQSGGTGGSIGSSFGIGDLFGE
- a CDS encoding Bax inhibitor-1 family protein, whose amino-acid sequence is MIKRFDYARPVVETGPGLEDKVMQAEKYYRQSSYAGDRIGAEALAVKNLAIAVFAGLLVMLIGMRVLPETSTPLLVKVMGLLSASVAMGAVGAYVGRNLSGWLAIIGLMIGMFALIFAIPMFGGGLIGTTLLMGFGFLGGMTLGPLVGFALAEEGPGIVIQSLTGTTAIMLITGIVVLTTGINFSFLGPIFLIGVLGLVVVGLIGIFVRFSRGVSLLYSLIGIVVFSLGFLYKFFRLTQDENTWDAAVRHTMSLYLSFINLFSFILQFLLTSRRR
- a CDS encoding leucyl/phenylalanyl-tRNA--protein transferase gives rise to the protein MRGKTTRNNITPEQILAAYQQGYFPMARGRHGRIDWFMAEPRTVIPLDDRFRVRRSLRQALRKLPFEIRINSCFLEVIHACARHSEVTQEEVWLSDEMIALYTELHQRGFAHSVEVWSDGALAGGLYGISLKGAFFGESMFTRQSSASQIALVALVERLRARGFRLLDAQMRTWHISHFGALDLSHQEYLGVLAEAMLTDCVFD
- a CDS encoding M61 family metallopeptidase, with amino-acid sequence MKHQSLRPHLLLLAVTLFAASALSQTPAPMRFSYTVAMPQPHTHLYEVTFTISNVTGPQLDVSLPTWTPGSYLQREYARHVQDFAARADNGQPLAWEKSDKATWRITTGATSSSARTVQIFYRVYANELATQTSHLDATHGYFNGATLFMYVTNVAGAKEQPYKVKFQLAGATAQWRVSSPLALAPDADGYFTAPNYDVLVDSPTEIGTHQLLEFSVRGKPHRIALWPGIPAGSGISDNRLTTDLAKIVEESAKIFNGLPYEHYLFILHVQPGLGGGTEHLNSNVSMTRPDAFKTRRGYDGLLGLEAHEYFHCFNVKRIRPRALGPFDYQHENYTNNLWVSEGMTSYYGDQVLRRAGLISATEYLQAWGKTIADYRQTPGRFEQSATTASFNAWIKHYRPDENSPNTAMSYYTKGEILGMMFDLEIRSRTANAKSLDDVMRLLLDKYGLPKPGFTDAELKAAFEQVAGTDLTDFFTRYVYNPDRPGAEIEFERYWRMLGLQATGVYGTGENAQPKLLSPPSPPGTLGLRTRNNGDRVIVSNVLAGFPAYDAGLNNNDELVALGGQKLDAANLAERLAELRPGQYVTLTVFRRERLQTFTLTTALKPFDTYTFALAKDATPEQKTLAKAWLGEELK